One region of Gloeocapsopsis sp. IPPAS B-1203 genomic DNA includes:
- a CDS encoding gluconate:H+ symporter, translating to MTPGVLILIAMLGIALLLFLVMGLRLQAFVALLLSSLFVAIAAGIPLNEIASTIQQGMGNTLGFIAIVVGLGTMFGEMLRVSGGAEQLANTLVRRFGQDRAQWALGLTGFLVAIPVFFDVGLIILIPLVYSLAQRTGKSLLYYAIPLTAGLAITHSYIPPTPGPVAVASLINADLGWVILFGAIAGLPAMVIGGVFFGKYIGGKIHVKVPEYMLIDAPHKEEVKDPPPFGTVVAIIGIPLLLILLNTVSGILLPEGNFIRNFLGFLGHPFTALLLAALASFYLLGTQRGYTQDEIQTIATKSLEPVGLIILVTGAGGVFGRVLVESGVGDALAGVMAASNLPIILLAFLIATAVRVSQGSATVSMVTAAGIMAPAIEAGNYSAPMAGLITIAIASGATVLSHVNDSGFWLVSRYLGLSEKNTLRSWTVMETIIGLVGFLIVFLISFFV from the coding sequence ATGACACCTGGTGTATTAATTTTGATTGCGATGCTCGGCATCGCCTTACTACTATTTCTCGTCATGGGGTTAAGGCTACAAGCTTTTGTAGCTTTGCTATTAAGCAGTTTATTTGTCGCAATTGCCGCAGGGATACCTTTAAACGAGATTGCCAGCACAATTCAACAAGGTATGGGGAACACCCTGGGATTTATTGCGATTGTCGTTGGTTTAGGGACAATGTTCGGCGAGATGCTGCGGGTATCTGGCGGTGCGGAACAATTAGCAAATACTCTAGTCAGAAGGTTTGGACAAGACCGCGCGCAATGGGCATTAGGCTTGACAGGATTTTTAGTGGCAATTCCTGTCTTTTTTGATGTTGGTTTGATTATTCTGATTCCGCTTGTCTACAGCTTAGCTCAACGTACTGGAAAGTCTTTGCTGTATTACGCAATTCCCTTAACTGCAGGCTTAGCAATTACTCACAGCTACATTCCACCGACTCCAGGTCCTGTTGCAGTTGCCTCTTTAATTAATGCAGATCTTGGTTGGGTCATTTTGTTTGGTGCGATCGCTGGTTTACCAGCAATGGTCATTGGAGGTGTCTTCTTTGGTAAGTACATCGGAGGCAAAATTCATGTAAAAGTACCGGAGTATATGCTCATTGACGCACCCCATAAGGAAGAAGTCAAAGATCCACCGCCATTTGGCACAGTCGTTGCCATCATTGGCATTCCACTGTTATTAATTCTTCTCAACACAGTTTCTGGCATTTTGCTACCAGAAGGCAATTTTATACGTAACTTCCTAGGGTTTTTAGGACATCCCTTCACAGCATTGCTACTAGCGGCATTAGCCTCATTTTATTTGTTGGGAACTCAACGCGGTTATACGCAAGACGAAATTCAAACAATTGCCACAAAATCTCTCGAACCAGTCGGACTGATTATTTTAGTTACAGGTGCTGGTGGTGTCTTTGGTAGAGTCTTAGTAGAAAGTGGCGTTGGTGATGCATTAGCAGGTGTGATGGCTGCATCAAATTTACCAATTATACTACTAGCTTTCTTAATTGCTACTGCTGTACGAGTTTCGCAAGGTTCAGCTACAGTATCAATGGTGACAGCTGCAGGAATTATGGCACCTGCAATTGAGGCGGGTAATTATTCTGCACCAATGGCGGGGTTAATTACAATTGCGATCGCATCTGGTGCGACGGTACTTTCCCACGTTAATGATTCGGGTTTTTGGTTGGTAAGCCGTTATCTTGGTTTATCTGAGAAAAACACACTGCGTTCTTGGACAGTCATGGAAACAATTATTGGTTTAGTGGGGTTTCTTATCGTGTTCTTGATTAGCTTTTTTGTGTAA
- the gntK gene encoding gluconokinase produces MSQNYFIGVDLGTTSTKAIVFSTSGAIKGMGNRGYKIIVPKPTWAEQDPEAIFSAVIAAVCEAVEAAEIPKSAIAALGFSAATHSLIAVDAKNYPLTNAIIWADNRSINQTEQLKQQDIKHDLYLRTGSPIHPVSVVTKLMWMRESNPAIFEKAAKFISIKEYVFYQLFERYVIDYSIASATGLLNLKQLDWDAEALELAGIRSEKLSELVSPTHVLRGMKTRHADAMRIAPDTPVVIGANDGVLANLGVGAIAKGEVAITIGTSGAVRTVVDTPLTDEKERTFCYALTEKHWVIGGPTNNGGIVLRWFRDNFCAPEVETAKQLGVDPYDLMIEAAMEVSPGAEGLLCLPYLSGERAPYWNAKTRGLFFGVGLHHGRSHFIRAIMEGILFNVYSVNVALQELTGDIKEIRASGGFARSTPWRQMMADLFGIEVLMPEVYEGSGFGAAVLAMYSVGAIADLTDVQKLIRITYRHKPNSHLVSTYHNLFPLYERLYQNLENEFNAIADYQSQAIKEN; encoded by the coding sequence ATGAGTCAAAATTACTTTATTGGTGTTGATCTTGGTACTACGAGTACAAAAGCAATTGTTTTTTCGACTTCTGGTGCAATTAAAGGTATGGGTAATCGGGGATACAAAATTATTGTCCCCAAACCCACCTGGGCAGAACAAGATCCTGAAGCAATTTTTTCTGCAGTAATTGCAGCAGTATGCGAAGCGGTAGAGGCTGCGGAGATACCAAAATCTGCGATCGCCGCATTAGGGTTTAGTGCAGCAACACACAGTTTAATTGCCGTTGATGCCAAAAACTATCCTTTAACAAATGCCATCATTTGGGCAGATAATCGTAGTATTAATCAGACAGAACAACTCAAGCAACAAGATATCAAACACGATCTTTACTTGCGAACTGGAAGCCCAATTCATCCAGTTTCCGTTGTCACTAAACTGATGTGGATGCGCGAATCGAACCCAGCGATTTTTGAGAAAGCTGCTAAATTTATCTCAATCAAAGAGTATGTTTTCTATCAGTTATTTGAACGCTACGTTATCGATTACTCGATCGCTTCGGCGACAGGGTTACTGAATTTAAAACAGCTAGATTGGGATGCAGAGGCGCTTGAACTCGCAGGAATACGTTCTGAAAAGTTGAGTGAATTAGTTTCTCCCACTCACGTTTTGCGTGGGATGAAGACACGTCATGCAGATGCAATGCGGATTGCACCGGATACCCCTGTTGTCATTGGCGCAAATGACGGAGTTTTAGCAAATTTGGGAGTCGGGGCGATCGCTAAAGGCGAAGTTGCAATTACGATTGGTACAAGTGGCGCGGTGCGTACAGTGGTTGACACTCCGCTGACGGATGAGAAAGAAAGAACGTTTTGTTACGCTTTAACTGAAAAACACTGGGTCATCGGTGGACCAACAAACAATGGTGGGATTGTTTTACGGTGGTTTCGCGATAATTTTTGTGCGCCAGAAGTTGAAACAGCAAAACAATTGGGAGTAGATCCTTACGATTTGATGATTGAAGCCGCAATGGAGGTTTCCCCAGGCGCTGAAGGTTTACTATGTTTACCGTATTTATCGGGAGAACGCGCACCCTATTGGAATGCCAAAACACGGGGTTTATTTTTCGGTGTTGGGCTGCATCATGGGCGATCGCATTTTATCCGTGCGATTATGGAAGGCATTTTATTTAATGTTTACAGCGTGAATGTTGCTTTGCAAGAACTCACTGGAGATATCAAAGAGATTCGCGCTTCCGGTGGTTTTGCCCGTTCGACTCCTTGGCGACAGATGATGGCAGATTTGTTTGGTATTGAGGTATTAATGCCAGAAGTTTATGAAGGTAGTGGATTTGGTGCGGCGGTGTTGGCAATGTATAGTGTAGGTGCGATCGCAGATTTGACTGACGTGCAAAAATTAATTCGGATTACCTATCGCCATAAACCTAATTCACATTTAGTCAGCACTTACCACAATTTGTTTCCACTATACGAGCGCTTGTATCAAAATTTGGAAAATGAGTTTAATGCGATCGCAGATTATCAAAGCCAAGCAATTAAAGAGAATTAG
- the ftsH gene encoding ATP-dependent zinc metalloprotease FtsH has translation MPVETNNNKRSKKPPQTRQFGGSLLILFTILLLLNFIVPSFGPRLPQVPYSDFITQVEADRVERAIVGSDRIEFALKSEAEGDQAFTTTPIAIDLDLPKILREHNVKYAAPAPNNNGWIGTILSWVIPPLIFFGIWGFLINRQGGGPAALTVGKSKARIYSEGTTGVKFSDVAGVEEAKQEVQEVVDFLKNAGKYTKLGAKIPKGVLLVGPPGTGKTLLAKAIAGEASVPFFSISGSEFIELFVGVGAARVRDLFEQAKQQAPCIVFIDELDALGKSRGGANGFVGGNDEREQTLNQLLTEMDGFDANTGVIIIAATNRPEILDPALRRPGRFDRQVVVDRPDKVGREAILKVHARNVKLADDVDLLTVAGRTPGFAGADLANLVNEAALLAARQNREAVAMSDFNEAIERVVAGLERRSRVLNENEKKTVAYHEVGHAIIGALMPGAGKVEKISVVPRGVGALGYTVQMPEEDRFLMIEDELRGRIATLLGGRSAEELIFGKVSTGASDDIQKATDLAERAVTLYGMSDELGPVAFEKIQQEFLGGFSNPRRSVSPKVAEEIDREVKGIVDGAHHIALSILAQNRDLLEETAQILLQQEILEGKQLHAQLNKVQAPSELDEWLRTGKLSPDKPLMQSVLV, from the coding sequence ATGCCTGTCGAAACTAACAATAATAAACGCTCAAAAAAACCACCCCAAACACGGCAATTTGGAGGCAGTTTACTCATTTTATTTACAATACTTTTGCTGCTAAATTTTATTGTGCCGAGCTTTGGTCCTCGTTTACCGCAAGTGCCTTACAGTGACTTTATTACGCAAGTAGAAGCAGATCGAGTCGAACGGGCAATTGTGGGAAGCGATCGCATTGAATTTGCCCTCAAATCTGAAGCAGAAGGAGATCAAGCATTTACCACGACACCGATCGCAATTGACCTCGATTTACCTAAAATTCTCCGCGAACATAATGTTAAATATGCAGCTCCAGCACCAAATAATAATGGTTGGATTGGAACTATCTTAAGTTGGGTGATACCACCATTAATTTTCTTTGGAATTTGGGGATTTTTGATTAATCGTCAAGGTGGCGGTCCTGCTGCATTAACTGTTGGTAAAAGTAAAGCTCGTATTTATTCAGAAGGAACGACTGGAGTTAAGTTTAGTGATGTTGCGGGTGTTGAAGAAGCGAAACAAGAAGTTCAAGAAGTTGTTGATTTCTTAAAAAATGCAGGCAAGTATACCAAACTAGGAGCTAAGATTCCTAAAGGAGTTTTACTGGTAGGACCTCCAGGAACAGGTAAAACACTTTTAGCAAAAGCGATCGCTGGTGAAGCGAGTGTTCCTTTCTTTAGCATTTCTGGTTCTGAATTTATTGAGTTATTTGTCGGCGTTGGTGCAGCAAGAGTCCGTGACTTGTTTGAACAAGCGAAGCAACAAGCCCCTTGTATTGTCTTTATCGACGAGTTAGATGCTTTGGGTAAGTCGCGTGGCGGTGCGAATGGCTTTGTTGGCGGTAACGACGAACGCGAACAAACACTCAACCAACTTTTAACCGAAATGGATGGTTTTGATGCAAATACTGGCGTGATCATCATTGCAGCAACAAACCGTCCTGAAATTCTAGACCCTGCATTACGCCGCCCTGGTAGATTTGACCGTCAAGTTGTTGTCGATCGTCCTGATAAAGTTGGTCGCGAAGCGATTCTCAAAGTTCATGCACGGAATGTCAAGTTAGCAGATGATGTCGATCTCCTCACCGTTGCAGGACGTACGCCAGGATTTGCTGGTGCAGATTTAGCAAATTTAGTCAATGAAGCCGCATTACTTGCTGCTCGCCAAAATCGCGAAGCTGTGGCAATGAGTGACTTTAATGAAGCAATCGAGCGTGTTGTTGCTGGATTGGAGCGGCGATCGCGCGTTCTTAATGAAAATGAGAAAAAGACGGTTGCCTATCATGAAGTTGGTCATGCCATTATCGGCGCTTTAATGCCTGGCGCGGGTAAAGTTGAGAAAATCTCTGTGGTTCCTCGTGGTGTGGGTGCGTTGGGTTATACCGTACAAATGCCAGAAGAAGACCGCTTTTTGATGATTGAGGATGAATTGCGCGGTCGGATCGCAACACTACTGGGTGGACGTTCAGCAGAAGAATTGATTTTTGGCAAAGTCTCTACAGGTGCAAGTGATGATATCCAAAAAGCAACTGATTTGGCAGAACGCGCTGTAACGCTTTATGGAATGAGTGATGAGTTGGGTCCTGTTGCTTTTGAGAAAATTCAACAAGAGTTCTTAGGCGGTTTTAGTAATCCACGTCGTTCGGTTAGCCCAAAAGTTGCAGAAGAAATTGATCGCGAAGTTAAGGGAATTGTTGATGGAGCACATCATATCGCTTTGAGCATTTTGGCTCAAAATCGCGATCTGTTGGAGGAAACTGCTCAGATTTTGTTGCAGCAAGAAATCCTCGAAGGGAAACAACTCCACGCCCAACTAAATAAAGTACAAGCACCATCAGAGTTAGATGAGTGGCTGCGTACAGGGAAGTTATCTCCTGATAAGCCGTTAATGCAATCTGTTTTGGTGTAG
- a CDS encoding DUF6463 family protein: protein METFEITSKSSTMLKVSGYWLITTTIIHVIVGFLVFREPLAEIAFNGWFNTVAPDPFNPYFDREDAFWFMMVAPFIFIIGQLCFWAKSRQMTLPAFLGWTILATATVGCFLEPISAFWLLIPPSLLILSASRQARIQSAKSNQPSEML, encoded by the coding sequence ATGGAAACATTTGAAATAACAAGCAAATCAAGTACCATGCTGAAAGTAAGTGGATACTGGTTAATAACCACAACTATTATTCATGTTATAGTAGGTTTTCTGGTCTTCCGCGAACCGCTTGCTGAAATAGCTTTCAACGGATGGTTTAATACAGTTGCACCCGACCCTTTTAATCCTTATTTCGACCGAGAAGATGCTTTTTGGTTTATGATGGTCGCACCATTCATCTTCATAATTGGGCAACTTTGTTTTTGGGCAAAGTCTCGACAAATGACTCTTCCTGCATTTCTCGGTTGGACGATACTTGCAACTGCAACAGTTGGGTGTTTTCTAGAACCTATTTCTGCTTTCTGGCTGCTGATACCACCAAGCTTGCTGATTCTCTCTGCATCGCGACAAGCTAGGATTCAGTCTGCTAAATCTAACCAGCCTTCTGAGATGCTGTAG
- a CDS encoding TetR/AcrR family transcriptional regulator, translating to MEIPQKLGRHDWLTMGLKVLATSGIEAVRVEPLAKLMQVTKGSFYWHFKNREDLLMAMLQEWEVRETDDIINQVEASGGNASAKLFNLFQIAFQDDGQLEKAIRNWAANDTRSAAAIARIDLRRINYMQALFLQMGFPTVEAMARARLAYYSWIGEFIVGVLPTRAERLEEAKLYHAILVRHD from the coding sequence ATGGAAATACCACAAAAGTTAGGGCGACACGACTGGTTGACTATGGGGCTGAAGGTTTTAGCTACCAGTGGGATCGAAGCGGTGCGAGTGGAACCTCTAGCAAAGTTGATGCAGGTGACAAAAGGAAGCTTTTATTGGCATTTCAAAAATCGGGAAGACCTGTTAATGGCAATGTTGCAAGAGTGGGAAGTCCGCGAGACAGACGATATCATCAATCAGGTAGAAGCGTCTGGAGGAAATGCTAGTGCAAAGTTATTTAACTTGTTTCAAATTGCATTTCAGGATGATGGTCAACTAGAGAAAGCAATAAGAAACTGGGCTGCAAATGATACAAGATCTGCTGCGGCGATCGCCCGTATAGATCTGCGTCGTATAAACTATATGCAAGCCTTGTTTTTGCAGATGGGTTTCCCAACAGTTGAGGCAATGGCGCGGGCGCGACTAGCGTATTATTCCTGGATAGGTGAATTTATAGTTGGAGTGCTTCCCACTCGGGCGGAAAGATTAGAAGAGGCAAAACTTTACCACGCCATCTTAGTAAGACACGATTAA
- a CDS encoding DUF1614 domain-containing protein, translating to MFYLPVSLLLFLVLLLLLPFVWFTLAVDVVRLAVAKLGFAPDVAVLLLAAVILGSTINIPLYKVAAPQTTADNLTQLWLQEYWGIPLKRMKRSTVVAVNVGGGVIPVGLALYQFTQGDVLAILLVTAIVTLVSYYAARVVPGIGIQMNPLLAPLTAALSAMVLATAHAAPVAFAGGILGTLIGADLLHLKDIQSMSSGVLSIGGAGVFDGITLCGLFALLLT from the coding sequence ATGTTTTACCTGCCGGTATCATTATTACTATTTCTAGTCTTGTTGCTGTTACTGCCATTTGTGTGGTTTACGTTGGCAGTTGATGTTGTCAGGTTAGCAGTAGCCAAGCTGGGATTTGCACCCGATGTCGCAGTATTGTTGCTAGCTGCGGTCATTCTCGGCAGTACAATCAACATTCCTCTTTACAAAGTGGCTGCTCCGCAAACTACTGCAGATAATTTAACTCAGTTGTGGTTACAGGAGTATTGGGGTATTCCTCTCAAACGCATGAAACGTTCTACTGTAGTAGCGGTTAATGTAGGAGGCGGCGTTATTCCGGTTGGATTAGCACTGTATCAATTTACGCAAGGTGATGTATTAGCAATTTTGTTAGTGACTGCCATTGTTACATTAGTTAGTTACTACGCAGCGCGAGTTGTTCCAGGGATTGGTATTCAGATGAATCCTTTACTCGCACCTTTAACAGCTGCTTTATCGGCAATGGTACTAGCGACAGCCCATGCTGCACCTGTTGCTTTTGCAGGTGGAATCTTAGGCACTTTGATTGGTGCTGACTTACTGCATCTCAAAGACATTCAATCAATGAGTTCTGGTGTTTTAAGTATTGGTGGTGCAGGAGTATTTGATGGTATTACTTTGTGTGGTTTATTTGCTTTGCTCTTGACATAA
- a CDS encoding MotA/TolQ/ExbB proton channel family protein: MARIYDTFIAGGPVMWPLLGLSIVTFACALERAWFWFQLLSKEDRIVHDVLAAARFDLMKAANIAQKAQSLPIGRFLFAPLRLTQPTPETFRLAMEAAGDKEFTQMRKGDKLLETVVALAPLLGLLGTVTGLIGTFNNLNIGGGGTTAEATRAAAGIGEALITTAAGMIVAIIALIFFRVFVTLQSQQIDYFSDVGSELELIYRQTWYEPMFSSIGQNSTQGNG; this comes from the coding sequence ATGGCTAGAATATATGACACCTTTATTGCAGGTGGTCCTGTGATGTGGCCCTTATTAGGGCTTTCTATTGTGACATTTGCTTGTGCTTTGGAACGTGCTTGGTTTTGGTTTCAATTACTCAGTAAAGAAGATCGAATTGTTCATGATGTGTTAGCAGCAGCACGTTTTGATTTGATGAAAGCTGCAAATATAGCTCAAAAAGCTCAATCTTTACCGATTGGTCGTTTTTTGTTTGCGCCTTTGAGGTTAACTCAGCCTACTCCTGAAACTTTTCGTTTGGCGATGGAAGCCGCAGGCGATAAAGAATTTACTCAAATGCGTAAAGGAGATAAATTACTAGAAACTGTCGTAGCACTTGCTCCTTTACTAGGATTACTAGGGACGGTTACAGGTTTAATAGGTACTTTTAATAACTTAAATATTGGTGGCGGCGGAACAACTGCGGAAGCAACACGCGCAGCTGCGGGTATTGGTGAAGCCTTAATTACTACGGCTGCGGGAATGATTGTGGCGATTATTGCGTTAATTTTTTTCCGAGTTTTCGTGACGTTGCAATCTCAACAAATTGATTACTTTTCAGATGTAGGTAGCGAATTAGAACTCATCTATCGCCAAACTTGGTATGAACCGATGTTCAGTTCGATTGGACAAAATAGTACTCAGGGTAATGGGTAA
- a CDS encoding UbiD family decarboxylase gives MARDLRGFIKLLEERGQLRRITAKVDPDLEIAEISNRMLQQGGPGLLFENVKGAAYPVAVNLMGTVERICWAMNMETPQELETLGKKLGMLQQPKPPKKIGQAVEFGKLLFDVVKAKPGRDFFPACQQVVFQGDDLDLNTLPLIRPYPGDAGKIITLGLVITKDCETGTPNVGVYRLQLQSKNTMTVHWLSVRGGARHLRKAAERGKKLEIAIALGVDPLIIMAAATPIPVDLSEWLFAGLYGGSGVQLAKCKTVDLEVPAASEFVLEGTITPGEVLPDGPFGDHMGYYGGVEDSPLIRFHCMTHRKDPVYLTTFSGRPPKEEAMMAIALNRIYTPILRQQVSEIVDFFLPMEALSYKAAIISIDKAYPGQARRAALAFWSALPQFTYTKFVIVVDKDINIRDPRQVVWAISSKVDPTRDVFILPNTPFDSLDFASEKIGLGGRMGIDATTKIPPETEHEWGAVLESDPDVAAMVERRWAEYGLDNLNLQDVDPNLFGYDMR, from the coding sequence ATGGCACGAGACTTACGCGGATTCATCAAACTCCTAGAAGAACGCGGACAACTGCGACGCATCACAGCCAAAGTCGATCCAGACTTAGAAATCGCTGAAATCTCCAATCGCATGTTACAACAAGGAGGACCTGGCTTACTCTTTGAAAACGTCAAAGGTGCAGCATATCCCGTCGCAGTCAATCTCATGGGAACTGTAGAACGCATCTGCTGGGCGATGAATATGGAAACTCCCCAAGAATTAGAAACTTTGGGGAAAAAACTGGGTATGTTGCAACAACCCAAACCACCTAAGAAAATTGGGCAAGCTGTAGAATTTGGTAAATTATTATTTGATGTTGTCAAAGCAAAACCAGGGCGAGATTTTTTCCCTGCGTGTCAGCAAGTTGTCTTTCAAGGTGACGACTTAGATTTAAATACACTACCTTTAATTCGTCCTTATCCAGGCGATGCGGGTAAGATTATCACCTTAGGGCTTGTGATTACCAAAGATTGTGAAACAGGAACTCCTAATGTTGGAGTTTATCGCCTGCAATTGCAATCAAAAAATACCATGACAGTTCACTGGTTATCGGTACGCGGTGGGGCGAGACATTTACGCAAAGCAGCCGAACGTGGGAAAAAATTAGAAATCGCGATCGCTCTTGGTGTCGATCCTCTGATCATTATGGCAGCCGCGACACCCATACCTGTCGATTTATCTGAATGGCTATTTGCAGGGCTTTACGGCGGTTCAGGAGTACAACTTGCAAAATGCAAAACTGTTGATTTAGAAGTTCCAGCGGCTTCAGAATTCGTCTTAGAAGGCACAATTACACCAGGGGAAGTATTACCCGATGGACCGTTTGGCGATCATATGGGTTACTACGGTGGTGTGGAAGATTCACCACTCATTCGTTTCCACTGCATGACACATCGTAAAGATCCCGTTTATTTAACAACATTTAGCGGTCGTCCGCCCAAAGAAGAAGCAATGATGGCGATCGCACTCAATCGCATATACACTCCAATTCTGCGTCAACAAGTCTCCGAAATTGTTGATTTCTTCTTACCAATGGAAGCCTTGAGTTACAAAGCGGCAATTATTTCCATTGATAAAGCATATCCTGGACAAGCAAGAAGGGCAGCATTAGCATTTTGGAGTGCGTTACCACAGTTTACTTACACTAAGTTTGTGATTGTTGTCGATAAAGATATTAATATCCGCGATCCGCGCCAAGTTGTTTGGGCAATTAGTTCTAAAGTTGACCCGACTAGAGATGTGTTTATCCTACCTAATACGCCGTTTGATTCCTTAGATTTTGCCAGTGAAAAAATTGGTTTAGGTGGACGCATGGGAATTGATGCAACAACAAAAATTCCTCCCGAAACCGAACATGAGTGGGGTGCAGTCTTAGAGTCCGATCCTGATGTTGCTGCTATGGTAGAACGTCGCTGGGCGGAATATGGTTTAGACAATTTAAATCTGCAAGACGTTGACCCGAATTTGTTTGGTTACGACATGCGTTAA
- a CDS encoding iron-siderophore ABC transporter substrate-binding protein, whose amino-acid sequence MNYCKRWQALILFFISVCISLFVACTHNTDTVKNVSTPSAVRLVKHAMGETLVPANPQRIVTLDSYTLEAVLALNIKPIGAARTDWDHLRDRLVGVANVGLSGEPSLEKVLALKPDLILGNSYQQSVYNQLSQIAPTVLAKFENSSDWKEILTLVAQALGTTTSPLMEQYYARLEDFKTRMGVRLNQLEVSVITVPPDGGFYIYGNDTFSGTILADADLRRPKAQQNAATTSLRLSREHLSKADGDVIFLWNYSSPDEQGAQIQATAKLKADLLWQQLNAVKQGKVYEVPHYWIGTGPIAANLVIDDLFTYLLELKK is encoded by the coding sequence ATGAATTACTGTAAGCGTTGGCAAGCATTGATTCTGTTTTTTATCAGCGTTTGCATTAGTTTATTTGTAGCTTGTACACACAATACTGATACCGTCAAAAATGTTTCTACACCATCTGCTGTCCGCCTTGTTAAACACGCGATGGGAGAAACACTAGTACCTGCAAATCCTCAACGGATTGTCACGCTTGATAGTTATACCCTAGAAGCCGTATTAGCACTCAATATAAAACCGATAGGCGCAGCACGAACCGACTGGGACCATTTGCGCGATCGCCTCGTTGGAGTGGCAAATGTAGGACTTTCTGGAGAACCAAGCTTAGAGAAAGTTCTCGCGCTTAAGCCTGATTTGATTTTGGGCAATTCTTACCAGCAATCAGTCTACAACCAACTATCACAAATTGCCCCAACAGTTCTTGCCAAGTTTGAAAATAGTAGCGATTGGAAAGAAATCTTGACGTTGGTTGCGCAGGCATTAGGAACAACCACAAGCCCCCTCATGGAGCAATATTATGCCCGACTAGAAGATTTCAAGACACGCATGGGCGTTCGCCTCAATCAGCTTGAGGTATCAGTCATCACTGTTCCACCGGATGGTGGTTTCTACATTTACGGTAACGATACTTTCTCTGGCACAATTCTTGCTGATGCAGATTTACGTCGCCCAAAAGCACAACAAAACGCTGCTACAACATCTCTAAGGCTATCACGCGAACACTTAAGCAAAGCTGATGGCGATGTCATTTTTTTGTGGAATTACAGTAGCCCTGACGAGCAAGGCGCACAAATCCAAGCTACAGCAAAACTCAAAGCCGATCTCTTGTGGCAACAATTAAATGCTGTCAAGCAAGGCAAAGTGTACGAAGTGCCGCACTACTGGATCGGCACAGGTCCGATTGCTGCCAACTTAGTGATTGATGATTTGTTTACCTACTTACTCGAACTCAAAAAGTGA
- a CDS encoding sucrase ferredoxin — translation MDKLTLRNCRFCTEVAKQNGEDPIGTTETYDHWLIFELPLPWAKTIWMEPNPVPQHIHEALAVIWQEDIRLRPLAIAPDREYSQPHLMRVLYYHKPAGAFARLTKYEYLLPLDAVAPLIFALFKQPQQLATFAAYQQKTQHIRDLLVCTHGNVDAACARFGYPIYRQLRQQYASQNLRVWRCSHFGYHQFAPTLLDMPEGRCWGQLEPDVLELLIRRSSSVTGLRSYYQGWAGLTKFEQIAEREILMLEGWAWLDYLKQGKVLAVDEIHIEPEWAEIQIDFASSGGSIFGAYQARIEVSGQVTTAWWTSTYDDDEPLVQVKQYRVSRLVKVI, via the coding sequence ATGGATAAACTAACACTGCGCAATTGCCGCTTTTGTACCGAGGTTGCGAAACAAAATGGCGAAGACCCGATTGGGACAACGGAAACTTATGACCATTGGTTAATCTTTGAATTACCGCTACCTTGGGCAAAAACAATTTGGATGGAACCGAATCCCGTACCGCAACATATCCACGAAGCACTAGCGGTCATTTGGCAAGAAGATATTCGATTAAGACCTTTGGCGATCGCTCCTGATCGTGAATATTCCCAACCGCACCTTATGCGCGTGCTGTATTACCACAAACCTGCGGGAGCATTTGCACGGTTAACTAAGTATGAGTATCTTTTACCTCTTGATGCCGTAGCACCGCTGATCTTTGCTTTATTTAAACAGCCGCAACAACTTGCGACATTTGCTGCCTATCAACAAAAGACACAACACATCCGCGATTTACTTGTGTGTACTCATGGTAACGTTGATGCTGCTTGTGCTCGGTTTGGCTATCCAATTTATCGACAGTTACGCCAGCAGTACGCTTCACAAAACCTACGCGTGTGGCGATGTAGTCATTTTGGCTATCACCAATTTGCACCAACCCTACTTGATATGCCAGAAGGACGCTGCTGGGGACAGCTTGAGCCAGATGTGCTAGAACTTCTTATCCGTCGTAGTAGTTCAGTAACAGGGTTACGTTCTTATTACCAAGGGTGGGCTGGATTGACAAAGTTTGAACAAATTGCTGAACGCGAGATTTTGATGCTTGAAGGTTGGGCGTGGTTGGATTATCTCAAGCAAGGCAAAGTGTTGGCAGTAGATGAAATTCATATTGAGCCGGAGTGGGCAGAAATTCAAATTGATTTTGCATCCTCCGGTGGTAGTATTTTTGGAGCTTATCAAGCACGAATTGAGGTCAGCGGTCAGGTAACAACTGCTTGGTGGACATCAACCTATGACGATGATGAACCGTTGGTACAAGTGAAGCAGTATCGCGTCAGTCGTTTAGTTAAAGTTATTTGA